The genomic stretch TCTTTTGTATTGTAGATCCAGTACAGGGACCAGATGAGGGTGCTGCCTAGGGCCAGCCCCACACCCAGGGGGCTTTCAAACTCCAGAGACCAGGGATTTCCGCGGGTGGCGATGACCAGGACGCCCATGTAGCTGACCACGATCCCGACCAGTTCCTTGATGGTCAATTTCTGGCCGAGCAGAAAAACGGCCAGCAAGGCCAGGGTGATCCCCCAGGTGTAATTGAGGGTCTGGGCCTCCTGGGCCGGAAGCAAGTCGTAGGCCTTGAACAAAACCAGATAATAGGCGAAGGGATTGAGCAACCCGAACAGGGCCGAGGTCTTGAGGCCGTTTCTCCTGAACACGGCCAGCAATCCAGCTGGTCCTGATCGTTTCAGGAGAATCAGACCCAGGGCCAGGGCCGAGAACAGAGACGACCAGAACAGGAGCTGGACCGGCTCCACATGAAGCAGGCTGATCTTGAAGGCCGAGGCCACCGTGGACCAGATGCCCACCGTGGCCAGGGCCAGGAACGTGGCTTTGGTTGGATTCGTGTCCATATTCTCCTATTGGCCTGGGTGCACTATTTCGCCTCAACCGGGTTCAGATAGCCAAGGCCGGGGTTCCTGGCAATTCGCTGACCGGTCTGCGATATTCTTGCGTGTAAACTGATTTCATGGAAACATCAGAAAAAATGGCTGGGGAGTGTGCAAAAAACTGTATTGAATCCTTGAAACGACATTTTTTGGACCCCATGAGGCACCATGAAAAAAAAGGCGCTCATCACCGGTATTACCGGACAGGACGGTTCCTACCTGGCCGAATCCCTTCTGCAGAAGGGCTACGAGGTCCATGGCATCAAACGCCGGGCCTCGCTCTTCAATACCGATCGCATCGATCATCTGTACCAGGACCCGCACCAGCCAGGCCGGGCCTTTCATCTTCACTACGGGGACCTGACCGATGCCGCCAACCTGATCCGTATCGTCCAGCAGATTCAACCGGACGAAATCTACAATCTGGCCGCCCAGTCCCATGTGCAGGTCTCCTTCGAGACCCCCGAGTACACGGCCAACGTCGATGCCCTGGGGGCCCTGCGCATGCTCGAGGCCATTCGCATCCTCGGCCTGAACAAAAAAACCCGCTTCTATCAGGCATCCACATCGGAGTTGTACGGATTGGTCCAGGATACCCCCCAGACCGAGACGACCCCGTTCTACCCAAGATCGCCCTATGCCTGCGCCAAGCTTTACGCCTACTGGATCACGGTCAACTACCGCGAGGCCTACGGCATGTACGCCTGCAACGGCATCCTCTTCAACCACGAATCCCCGGTCCGGGGCGAAACCTTTGTCACCCGCAAGATCTCCCGGGCCCTGGCCCGTATCTATCTCGGCCTCCAGGAGTGCCTGTACCTGGGCAACCTGAACGCCCTGCGCGATTGGGGCCACGCCCGCGACTATGTGGAAATGCAATGGCTCATGCTCCAACAGGATAGGCCCGACGACTATGTCATCGCCACAGGCGAGCAGCATTCGGTCCGAGAGTTCGTCCAGACTGCGGCCCGGGAACTCGGCATGGTCATCGAATTTTCGGGAGAAGGCGTCGAAGAGAAGGGCGTCAACCCGGCCAACGGCAAGACCATCGTCGCCGTTGATCCCAGATATTTCCGGCCCACGGAGGTCGAAACCCTGCTGGGCGATCCGGCCAAGGGCAAGGCCCAACTCGGATGGAAACCCAGGATCACCTTTCAGGAACTGGTCGCCGAAATGGTCCGGGCCGACCTGGAAGAGGCCAAGAAGGAAGAACTTTGCGTCCGAGCGGGGTTTAGCATCACCTCGCCCCACGAATAGGGGCTGCTGAAAAATGCTTGAAATCCGGGTGCTGTAAAATAATCCGGCACCCAGCCCCAAAATGAGTTGGAGACACCACAAAAATGAGAGACAAATCCTCCATACTTTTCAAAGGATTTTGCAAAATTTAAAACACCAGTGCTGTCTGGCCCAATGGCCCAGTCGTACAGGAGGATACCTATGGAAACCGTAATCTCTCTTCATATTAAGCAGCTGCCGGAGGGACTTTATCTTGCGACATCTTCGGATGTTCAAGGTCTGGTAGCTCAGGGCAGAACGATCGCTGAAACCATGGAGATCGCACGGGATGTGGCAAGACGATTGATTGAGGCCCAGACGGAGAGAGCGTCG from Deltaproteobacteria bacterium encodes the following:
- a CDS encoding DMT family transporter yields the protein MDTNPTKATFLALATVGIWSTVASAFKISLLHVEPVQLLFWSSLFSALALGLILLKRSGPAGLLAVFRRNGLKTSALFGLLNPFAYYLVLFKAYDLLPAQEAQTLNYTWGITLALLAVFLLGQKLTIKELVGIVVSYMGVLVIATRGNPWSLEFESPLGVGLALGSTLIWSLYWIYNTKDRMDPVARLFLNFCFGLVYAAVWAVFNGGYSFGGLVGLAGCAYVGVFEMGVTYVLWLSALRLARSAAQVSHYIYLSPFLSLVFIRFVVGERILVSTLAGLVLILAGLAIKALPGRRASGNNA
- the gmd gene encoding GDP-mannose 4,6-dehydratase, which gives rise to MKKKALITGITGQDGSYLAESLLQKGYEVHGIKRRASLFNTDRIDHLYQDPHQPGRAFHLHYGDLTDAANLIRIVQQIQPDEIYNLAAQSHVQVSFETPEYTANVDALGALRMLEAIRILGLNKKTRFYQASTSELYGLVQDTPQTETTPFYPRSPYACAKLYAYWITVNYREAYGMYACNGILFNHESPVRGETFVTRKISRALARIYLGLQECLYLGNLNALRDWGHARDYVEMQWLMLQQDRPDDYVIATGEQHSVREFVQTAARELGMVIEFSGEGVEEKGVNPANGKTIVAVDPRYFRPTEVETLLGDPAKGKAQLGWKPRITFQELVAEMVRADLEEAKKEELCVRAGFSITSPHE
- a CDS encoding DUF1902 domain-containing protein yields the protein METVISLHIKQLPEGLYLATSSDVQGLVAQGRTIAETMEIARDVARRLIEAQTERASGRNLRPVGGAFDLQIVVGC